Proteins co-encoded in one Pseudorhizobium banfieldiae genomic window:
- a CDS encoding diacylglycerol kinase: MEKAPQESGIRKASGPRRVLAATRYSLQGLVRLWGEEAFRTEVVAFALGLLLFVFIGAEPYQYLIFVILMLLLFCVEALNTAIEELVDRISPEISTVGRHAKDLGSFAVFCLLCVNGLFVLWCLYDRLWQG, translated from the coding sequence TTGGAGAAGGCGCCGCAGGAAAGTGGGATCCGCAAGGCGAGCGGGCCGCGGCGCGTGCTGGCGGCAACGCGTTACTCGCTGCAAGGACTGGTGCGACTGTGGGGTGAAGAGGCGTTTCGAACCGAGGTCGTCGCCTTCGCCCTCGGGCTGCTGCTGTTCGTCTTCATCGGCGCAGAACCCTATCAATACCTGATCTTCGTCATCCTGATGCTGCTCCTCTTCTGCGTTGAGGCGTTGAACACGGCGATCGAGGAACTCGTCGACCGAATCTCGCCCGAGATTTCCACCGTCGGCCGGCATGCGAAGGATCTGGGCTCGTTCGCGGTCTTCTGCCTCTTGTGCGTGAACGGCCTGTTTGTGCTGTGGTGCCTGTATGACAGGCTGTGGCAGGGTTGA
- a CDS encoding thermonuclease family protein: MTRIYRKLRDAGLLLALVFLGALVAARLEDSAAVSIGGPFVAIDGDTLAVGAERLRLHGLDAPEVRQTCTDRRGQDWRCGEEARATLERLTSAASVVCSGSERDRYDRLLVACRDGELDVNARMVALGLAVASGNYASEEAQAQENGEGVWAGEFERPRDWRVRHGVMDDPSAAEGILAWLKGWLGLN; the protein is encoded by the coding sequence GTGACGCGGATTTACCGGAAGCTGAGGGATGCCGGGCTTCTGCTCGCGCTGGTATTCCTCGGCGCGCTTGTCGCCGCGCGGCTGGAAGACAGCGCGGCCGTCTCGATCGGAGGACCATTCGTCGCGATAGATGGCGATACATTGGCGGTTGGCGCGGAGCGCCTGCGCCTGCACGGGCTCGATGCACCGGAGGTCCGGCAGACCTGCACGGATCGCCGGGGCCAAGACTGGCGCTGCGGCGAGGAGGCAAGAGCGACCCTTGAGCGCCTTACTTCTGCCGCCTCCGTCGTGTGCAGCGGGTCCGAGCGCGACCGCTATGATCGGCTTCTGGTGGCCTGCCGCGACGGCGAACTGGATGTCAACGCCCGCATGGTGGCTTTGGGCCTTGCGGTGGCGTCCGGCAATTACGCGTCCGAGGAAGCGCAGGCGCAGGAAAACGGCGAGGGCGTCTGGGCCGGAGAGTTCGAGCGCCCGCGCGACTGGCGGGTAAGACATGGGGTGATGGATGATCCGAGCGCGGCAGAGGGTATCCTTGCATGGCTGAAGGGATGGCTGGGGCTGAACTGA
- a CDS encoding DUF1289 domain-containing protein, producing the protein MISPCILVCSIDETSGNCIGCGRTRDEIARWTSFTDEERRTLIDALPNRLERAGLDGGTGQVQRPARERAAS; encoded by the coding sequence ATGATCTCACCCTGCATCCTCGTCTGCTCCATCGACGAAACCTCCGGCAACTGCATCGGCTGCGGGCGCACCCGCGACGAGATCGCTCGCTGGACAAGCTTTACCGACGAGGAACGTCGCACATTGATAGATGCCTTGCCAAACCGGCTCGAACGCGCCGGGCTGGACGGAGGCACCGGGCAAGTCCAGCGACCGGCACGGGAGCGGGCTGCCTCGTGA
- a CDS encoding TIGR02281 family clan AA aspartic protease translates to MNGLTFVLLVLGAGLALLVFNHDSGQTFGIANEDFGQMIYLLPIAGLLSVGILAGNRGGLTQVLRYIAVWLVIILSLVAAYIYRYDLQQVGARLSAGLIPGSAVEVTTAQGVTEVIIHRGIRGHFHTSASVNGQAVSMLVDTGASAVVLSFEDAERIGLEPQRLAYTVTVSTANGRATAAPVRLDEVAIGPILRRDVRAMVAEEGRLDQSLLGMTFLSTLGSIQMQTDELRLRD, encoded by the coding sequence GTGAACGGCCTCACCTTCGTCCTCCTCGTCCTTGGCGCGGGTCTTGCCCTTCTCGTCTTCAACCACGACAGCGGTCAGACCTTCGGTATCGCAAACGAGGACTTCGGGCAGATGATCTATCTCCTGCCGATCGCCGGCCTTCTCTCGGTCGGCATCCTCGCGGGCAACCGCGGCGGCCTGACCCAGGTCCTTCGATACATCGCGGTGTGGCTGGTGATCATCCTCTCCCTCGTCGCCGCCTACATCTACCGATACGATCTGCAACAGGTCGGCGCCCGGCTCTCGGCCGGGCTCATCCCGGGCAGCGCCGTCGAGGTCACAACGGCACAGGGCGTCACGGAAGTGATCATCCACCGCGGCATTCGCGGGCATTTCCACACGTCCGCGAGCGTGAACGGGCAAGCGGTGTCGATGCTTGTCGATACCGGCGCCAGTGCCGTCGTCCTCTCCTTCGAGGATGCTGAACGCATAGGCCTTGAACCGCAGCGCCTCGCCTATACCGTCACCGTCTCCACCGCAAACGGGCGCGCGACGGCAGCACCGGTCCGCCTCGACGAGGTCGCCATCGGGCCAATTCTGCGTCGCGATGTCCGGGCCATGGTGGCCGAGGAGGGACGGCTGGACCAGAGTCTCCTCGGGATGACCTTCCTGTCGACGCTCGGCTCGATCCAGATGCAGACCGACGAGTTGCGGCTGCGCGACTGA
- a CDS encoding AraC family transcriptional regulator gives MLDRSSKSAVATSGDPLSDLLRGLRLDGVEYGRCRPCEPWATAFPAQDEARFHFLASGRALLQTPSGEWLTLSAGDAVLLPRGGAHVMASGKEVPPAPYDKLIRREVCQGIYDVQCPNAPGGTLLLVGSMRFNVDRLHPLLQLMPDVMMTSDLAGSEPAIPHLLDAMGREVEMDRVGAGGILARLADVLTATLIRTWVEHGCGESTGWLAAVRNPEIGRVLAAIHLQPERDWSVADLARLLGASRSGFAERFSRVVGETPARYVARVRMHQARQWLSQGMRVSVAAQRLGYDAEASFSRAFKRIIGAPPSAYRATTTTRMAAAAE, from the coding sequence ATGCTTGACCGTTCGTCCAAATCTGCTGTGGCTACATCCGGCGATCCGCTGAGCGATCTGCTGCGCGGTCTGCGCCTCGACGGCGTGGAATACGGCCGCTGCCGTCCCTGCGAGCCCTGGGCCACTGCCTTTCCGGCACAGGACGAGGCACGCTTCCACTTCCTCGCCTCCGGGCGCGCCTTGCTACAGACGCCGTCTGGCGAGTGGCTGACGCTATCCGCGGGTGATGCGGTTCTGCTGCCGCGGGGCGGGGCGCATGTGATGGCGAGCGGCAAGGAGGTTCCGCCGGCGCCCTATGACAAGCTCATCCGCCGGGAAGTCTGCCAGGGGATCTACGACGTGCAGTGCCCGAATGCCCCGGGCGGCACGCTGCTGCTGGTGGGGTCCATGCGGTTCAACGTCGACCGGCTTCATCCGCTTCTGCAACTCATGCCGGACGTGATGATGACGAGCGATCTGGCGGGAAGCGAACCGGCGATCCCGCATCTGCTGGATGCGATGGGCCGGGAAGTGGAGATGGACCGCGTGGGGGCAGGCGGCATCCTTGCGCGGCTCGCCGACGTGCTGACGGCAACGCTCATCCGTACCTGGGTCGAGCATGGTTGCGGCGAGTCGACCGGCTGGCTCGCGGCCGTGCGCAATCCGGAAATCGGTCGCGTGCTGGCGGCGATCCACCTGCAGCCGGAGCGCGACTGGAGCGTGGCGGATCTCGCCAGGCTCTTGGGCGCGTCGCGGTCGGGTTTCGCCGAGCGCTTTTCTCGGGTGGTGGGCGAGACGCCGGCCCGCTACGTCGCTCGCGTCCGGATGCATCAGGCGCGCCAGTGGCTGAGCCAGGGGATGCGGGTGTCGGTCGCGGCGCAGCGTCTTGGATATGATGCCGAGGCCTCGTTCAGCCGGGCCTTCAAGCGCATCATCGGCGCACCGCCCAGCGCCTATCGGGCGACCACCACCACACGGATGGCGGCGGCGGCCGAGTGA
- a CDS encoding sensor histidine kinase — MSNGASASADKNIVDLSRSHRNKAVSKTVRATRERLQSTGRNASAFDRDVLAMHVNTVLQGALVTPFFVAIVTAVGLYINPTANLFGWALLALSVHAINILIARRASRIEITAADTAKWHRRLLIGQILIGVGWAVFALQDCTSCSGDGYYFYQGMALLVAISISAMNSVMLRQGVLFGFLPLVGTPLVTAFLSRHPLDIGMTAMAAIAVVFFHYISQRQYRSNLTLMSYQSEKDDLIAELEVAKSMSDEARRRAEDANLAKSRFLATMSHELRTPLNAILGFSEVMNSELLGPLSNPTYREYAADIHRSGEHLLNLINEILDLSRIEAGRYELNEEALSLLDIAEDCIGMVQLRASTKSIVIHEQFEPTLPQIWADEKAIRQVVLNLLSNAVKFTTQGGEITVKVGWTAGGGQYVAVKDNGPGIPEEEIPVVLSAFGQGSIAIKSAEQGTGLGLPIVQAILAKHDGQFVLRSKLREGTEAIAILPATRILQSLPAVEDTAPVERRRKTFA; from the coding sequence ATGAGTAACGGCGCAAGCGCCTCGGCGGACAAGAACATCGTCGACCTGTCTCGCAGCCACCGCAACAAGGCGGTGTCGAAGACCGTCCGCGCGACCCGTGAACGTTTGCAGTCGACGGGGCGCAATGCGTCCGCCTTTGACCGCGACGTGCTCGCCATGCACGTCAACACGGTCCTGCAAGGCGCGCTGGTCACGCCCTTCTTCGTCGCCATCGTCACCGCCGTCGGGCTCTACATCAACCCGACTGCCAACCTCTTTGGCTGGGCCCTGCTGGCGCTCAGCGTCCACGCCATCAACATTCTGATTGCGCGGCGCGCGAGCCGGATCGAGATCACTGCGGCCGATACCGCAAAATGGCATCGTCGTCTGCTGATCGGCCAGATCCTCATCGGCGTCGGCTGGGCGGTGTTCGCCTTGCAGGATTGCACGAGCTGCTCCGGCGACGGCTACTACTTCTACCAGGGAATGGCCCTTCTCGTGGCCATCTCGATCAGCGCGATGAACAGCGTCATGCTCCGCCAGGGCGTCCTGTTCGGCTTTCTGCCGCTGGTGGGAACCCCGCTGGTCACCGCGTTCCTGTCGCGCCATCCGCTGGACATCGGCATGACGGCCATGGCGGCCATCGCCGTCGTCTTCTTCCACTACATCTCCCAGCGGCAATATCGATCGAACCTGACCCTGATGTCCTACCAGTCGGAGAAGGACGACCTGATCGCCGAGCTGGAAGTGGCCAAATCGATGTCGGACGAAGCCCGCCGCCGCGCCGAGGACGCCAATCTGGCGAAGTCCCGCTTCCTCGCCACCATGTCGCACGAGTTGCGCACGCCGCTCAACGCCATTCTCGGCTTCTCGGAGGTGATGAATTCCGAATTGCTCGGCCCCCTCTCCAATCCGACCTACCGCGAATATGCCGCCGACATCCACCGGTCGGGCGAGCATCTCCTCAACCTGATCAACGAAATCCTCGACCTCTCGCGCATCGAGGCGGGACGCTACGAACTCAACGAGGAAGCGCTCTCGCTGCTCGACATCGCGGAGGATTGCATCGGCATGGTGCAGTTGCGGGCCAGCACGAAGAGCATCGTGATCCACGAGCAGTTCGAACCCACGCTGCCGCAGATATGGGCAGACGAGAAGGCCATCCGCCAGGTTGTCCTCAACCTCCTGTCCAATGCGGTGAAGTTCACCACGCAGGGCGGCGAGATCACCGTGAAGGTGGGCTGGACGGCGGGCGGCGGCCAATATGTTGCGGTCAAGGACAACGGTCCCGGCATACCCGAGGAGGAGATCCCGGTCGTCCTCTCCGCCTTCGGCCAGGGCTCCATCGCCATCAAGAGCGCCGAACAGGGAACCGGCCTCGGCCTGCCGATCGTCCAGGCGATCCTTGCCAAGCACGACGGCCAGTTCGTGTTGCGCTCGAAGCTGCGCGAGGGAACGGAGGCCATCGCCATCCTCCCGGCCACCCGTATCCTGCAGAGCCTGCCGGCGGTGGAGGATACGGCTCCGGTGGAGCGACGGCGCAAGACGTTTGCCTGA
- a CDS encoding uracil-DNA glycosylase family protein, giving the protein MAEGMAGAELTEQLAASGQGDGLEGLRAAIRICRLCRDAPARGPQDCLPHEPRPVAVLSRTARILIAGQAPGLRVHESGLPFNDASGDRLRSWLGVGRDEFYDPDRFAIVPMGFCFPGYDGKGSDLPPRRECAPLWRQPVMDAMPQIELILTIGQYAQAWHLGARRKKGMTETVRNWREYYFANQAPRILPLPHPSWRNTGWLRRNPWFEADVLPVLKQDVDRLIR; this is encoded by the coding sequence ATGGCTGAAGGGATGGCTGGGGCTGAACTGACGGAGCAGTTGGCCGCTTCCGGGCAGGGTGACGGGCTTGAGGGCTTGCGGGCCGCCATCCGCATCTGCCGGCTCTGCCGCGATGCGCCGGCCCGCGGCCCGCAGGATTGCCTGCCGCATGAGCCTCGACCGGTTGCGGTTCTGTCTCGGACAGCGCGCATCCTGATCGCCGGTCAGGCGCCCGGTCTGCGGGTTCACGAAAGCGGCCTTCCCTTCAACGATGCGTCGGGAGACCGTTTGCGATCCTGGCTCGGCGTCGGCAGGGACGAGTTCTACGACCCTGATCGCTTCGCGATCGTGCCGATGGGATTCTGCTTTCCGGGATATGATGGCAAGGGCAGCGACCTGCCGCCGCGCCGCGAATGCGCGCCGCTGTGGCGGCAGCCGGTAATGGACGCAATGCCCCAGATCGAACTGATCCTGACGATCGGTCAGTACGCCCAGGCCTGGCACTTGGGAGCGAGGCGGAAGAAGGGCATGACGGAAACGGTCCGCAATTGGCGGGAGTATTACTTCGCGAACCAGGCACCGCGCATCCTGCCGCTCCCGCATCCGAGCTGGCGCAATACCGGCTGGCTGAGGCGTAATCCCTGGTTTGAGGCCGATGTCCTGCCGGTGTTGAAGCAGGATGTGGATAGACTGATACGTTAA
- a CDS encoding ABC transporter permease has translation MNFEAVKSIYLFEMARMRRTLMQSVISPVLTTSLYFVVFGAAIGSRIEHIDGVSYGAFITPGLIMLSLLTQCISNGSIGIYFPKFTGTIYEILSSPIAMTEILLGYVGAAASKGLIIGLIILATASFFVDISIAHPVMMLVFLVLTAVTFSLAGFIVGIWAKNFEQLNIMPMLVVPPLTFLGGTFYSVEMLSPFWQAVSHLNPVLYLVSGFRWSFYEIADVNPLISLGMIALFLVVCLALVAWIFRTGYRLRN, from the coding sequence ATGAACTTCGAAGCGGTCAAATCCATCTATCTGTTCGAGATGGCGCGCATGCGGCGCACGTTGATGCAGAGCGTCATCTCCCCCGTGCTGACGACATCGCTCTACTTCGTTGTGTTCGGTGCCGCGATCGGGTCCCGGATCGAGCACATCGACGGCGTCTCCTACGGCGCCTTCATCACGCCGGGCCTGATCATGCTGTCGCTCCTGACCCAGTGCATCTCCAACGGCTCGATCGGCATCTACTTCCCGAAGTTCACCGGTACGATCTACGAGATCTTGTCCTCGCCGATCGCGATGACCGAGATCCTGCTGGGCTACGTGGGGGCGGCGGCGAGCAAGGGCCTTATTATCGGCCTGATCATCCTGGCGACCGCCTCCTTCTTCGTCGACATCTCGATCGCCCATCCCGTCATGATGCTGGTCTTCCTGGTGCTGACGGCGGTTACCTTCAGCCTTGCCGGCTTCATCGTCGGCATCTGGGCAAAGAATTTCGAGCAGCTCAACATCATGCCGATGCTGGTTGTGCCGCCGCTGACCTTCCTGGGCGGAACCTTTTACTCGGTGGAAATGCTGTCGCCGTTCTGGCAGGCGGTCAGCCACTTGAACCCGGTTCTCTATCTGGTCAGTGGTTTCCGCTGGAGCTTCTACGAGATTGCCGACGTCAATCCGTTGATCAGCCTTGGCATGATCGCCCTGTTCCTGGTGGTTTGCCTGGCGCTGGTCGCCTGGATATTCCGCACGGGCTACCGGCTGCGAAACTGA
- a CDS encoding ABC transporter ATP-binding protein, giving the protein MAPIVSIRNLAKTYGNGFQALKGVDLDIKKGEILALLGPNGAGKTTLISIVCGLVNPSGGQVLVGGHDVVRDFRQTRAMIGLVPQELTTDMFETVWNTVSFSRGLHGKKADPGRIETILKDLSLWDKKDNMLRELSGGMKRRVLIAKALAHEPEILFLDEPTAGVDVNLRREMWQVVERLRIGGVTVILTTHYIEEAEEIADRVGVINHGELLLVEDKTALMRKLGRKELRLELAEPLGALPPVLAPYNLALAEDGGALIYEYQGEAEQGRIGTLLGSLAAQGIEFRDLSTRQSSLEDIFVELVGQRA; this is encoded by the coding sequence ATGGCGCCCATTGTATCTATTCGTAACCTTGCCAAGACCTATGGCAACGGCTTTCAGGCACTGAAGGGCGTCGACCTCGACATCAAGAAGGGCGAGATCCTGGCACTTCTCGGCCCGAACGGCGCGGGCAAGACGACACTGATCTCGATCGTCTGCGGCCTCGTCAATCCAAGCGGCGGCCAGGTGCTCGTCGGGGGACATGACGTGGTGCGTGATTTTCGGCAGACCCGGGCGATGATCGGTCTCGTGCCGCAGGAGCTCACGACGGACATGTTCGAAACCGTCTGGAACACCGTGTCGTTCTCGCGGGGATTGCACGGCAAGAAGGCGGATCCGGGCCGGATCGAGACGATCCTCAAGGACCTCTCCCTGTGGGACAAGAAGGACAACATGCTGAGGGAGCTTTCCGGCGGCATGAAGCGCCGCGTGCTGATCGCCAAGGCGCTGGCGCACGAGCCGGAAATCCTCTTCCTGGACGAGCCGACTGCCGGCGTCGACGTTAACCTGAGGCGCGAGATGTGGCAGGTCGTCGAGCGGCTTCGCATAGGCGGTGTCACCGTCATCCTCACCACGCACTACATCGAGGAGGCGGAGGAGATCGCGGACCGGGTGGGCGTCATCAACCACGGGGAACTCCTGCTGGTGGAGGACAAGACGGCCCTGATGCGGAAGCTTGGACGCAAGGAATTGCGCCTCGAACTCGCCGAGCCGCTTGGCGCGCTGCCGCCGGTGCTTGCGCCCTACAACCTGGCGCTCGCCGAGGACGGCGGCGCCCTGATCTACGAATATCAGGGGGAGGCGGAGCAGGGACGAATCGGTACGCTGCTCGGCTCGCTGGCGGCACAAGGGATTGAGTTCCGGGACCTCTCGACGCGGCAGAGTTCGCTCGAGGACATCTTCGTCGAACTTGTGGGGCAGAGAGCATGA
- the cobT gene encoding nicotinate-nucleotide--dimethylbenzimidazole phosphoribosyltransferase produces the protein MSVSGLPFDDFRTLLQNLPGPDSRALVAARERDAQLTKPPGSLGRLEEIAMWLAAWTGRPPAVTRPLVAIFAGNHGVTKHGITPFPPSVTQQMVENFAAGGAAINQICVTHDLGLKIFDLALDYPTGDITCEAALSERDCAATMAFGMEAIAGGTDLLCIGEMGIGNTTIAAAINLALYGGEAEDWVGPGTGSHGVQMERKIQAVKTAVEFHKDHLKDPLEVLRRLGGREIAAIAGAILAARVEKIPVLLDGYVVTAAASILKAANPSALDHCLIGHVSAEPGHLKAVEKLGKTPLLALGMRLGEGTGAALAAGIVKSAAACHSGMATFAQAGVSAGN, from the coding sequence ATGAGCGTGAGCGGCCTGCCATTCGACGACTTCCGCACCCTCCTGCAGAACCTGCCCGGCCCCGATTCCCGGGCGCTGGTCGCCGCACGCGAGCGGGATGCGCAACTGACGAAGCCGCCGGGTTCGCTCGGCCGGCTGGAAGAAATCGCCATGTGGCTGGCGGCCTGGACGGGACGTCCCCCGGCGGTGACACGTCCGCTGGTGGCGATCTTCGCCGGAAACCATGGCGTCACGAAGCACGGCATCACGCCGTTCCCGCCCTCGGTGACACAGCAGATGGTCGAGAACTTCGCCGCGGGCGGCGCGGCGATCAACCAGATCTGCGTTACCCATGACCTCGGACTGAAGATCTTCGACCTGGCGCTCGACTACCCCACGGGTGACATCACCTGCGAGGCGGCACTTTCGGAGCGCGACTGTGCCGCCACCATGGCCTTCGGAATGGAAGCGATCGCGGGAGGGACCGACCTCCTGTGCATCGGCGAAATGGGGATCGGAAACACGACGATCGCGGCCGCCATCAACCTCGCCCTCTACGGTGGAGAGGCAGAGGACTGGGTGGGGCCGGGGACCGGCTCGCACGGCGTCCAGATGGAGCGGAAGATCCAGGCGGTGAAGACGGCCGTGGAGTTCCACAAGGATCATCTCAAGGATCCGCTCGAGGTTCTGCGGCGGCTGGGCGGGCGGGAGATCGCCGCCATCGCCGGCGCGATCCTGGCGGCGCGCGTCGAGAAGATACCGGTGCTGCTCGACGGCTATGTCGTGACGGCGGCGGCGTCCATCCTGAAGGCGGCCAATCCCTCCGCCCTTGATCACTGCCTGATCGGCCATGTCTCGGCTGAACCGGGCCATCTGAAGGCGGTGGAGAAGCTCGGGAAGACACCACTGCTCGCGCTCGGCATGCGGCTCGGCGAGGGTACCGGGGCAGCCCTTGCCGCAGGCATCGTCAAGTCTGCGGCTGCCTGCCATTCCGGAATGGCGACCTTTGCCCAGGCGGGCGTGAGCGCGGGGAACTGA
- a CDS encoding Lrp/AsnC family transcriptional regulator — protein MDRLDRKILRILQEDSTLAVADLAKKVGLSTTPCWRRIQRMEEEGVIRRRVALLDPVKVNTKVTVFVSIRTASHSIEWLKRFSEVVVDFPEVVEFYRMSGDVDYLLRVVVPDIAAYDAFYKRLIARIEIRDVSSAFAMEQIKYTTELPLDYMILDQKSGDD, from the coding sequence ATGGACCGCCTTGACCGCAAAATCCTCCGTATCCTTCAGGAAGACTCGACGCTCGCCGTCGCGGATCTTGCCAAGAAGGTGGGCCTGTCCACCACGCCGTGCTGGCGCCGCATCCAGCGGATGGAGGAGGAGGGCGTGATCCGCCGCCGCGTGGCGCTGCTCGATCCCGTCAAGGTCAACACCAAAGTCACCGTCTTCGTCTCGATTCGTACGGCCAGCCATTCGATCGAATGGCTGAAGCGCTTCTCGGAAGTCGTCGTGGACTTTCCCGAGGTCGTAGAGTTCTATCGCATGAGCGGGGATGTCGACTATCTGCTGCGCGTGGTGGTGCCGGATATCGCCGCCTATGACGCCTTCTACAAGCGCCTGATCGCCCGCATCGAAATCCGTGACGTGTCTTCCGCCTTCGCGATGGAGCAGATCAAGTACACGACCGAACTGCCGCTCGACTACATGATCCTCGATCAGAAGTCAGGCGACGACTGA
- a CDS encoding MFS transporter — protein sequence MTDCTLDPSHASCGTRGDAAWAAVVSLSLGVFGLVTAEFLPVSLLTPISQDLALTPGTAGQTITATAVIGAIAGPGVVIGTRNLDRRWVLLTLTTLLVVSSTLAALASSLPMLLVARLLLGIGVGGFWAMSAALAMRLVPEHLMPRAMAIVFTGVSVATVCAAPLGAWIGATLGWRAAFELSAGVGVVALLVQAFTVPSLPPRGSASLATMVSLLGRPRVRVGLIVTLIIVAGHFAGFTYVRPYLEQIPRFSVEMISLVLLAYGVAGFFGNLLGGAIASRSTTGSVALGAGLVALSALLMLWAGGLPLVSWAAIVLWGLAFGILPVNIQTHVTRAASDEAESVGAMLLTTFQVAISSGAVLGGLLVDSQGPLGVVTFVGIACALGSVVMLARGGRQAALQQN from the coding sequence ATGACCGACTGCACTCTTGATCCCTCCCATGCCTCATGCGGCACCCGCGGCGATGCCGCCTGGGCTGCCGTCGTCTCCCTGTCGCTTGGCGTCTTCGGCCTTGTCACCGCCGAATTTCTCCCCGTCAGCCTGCTGACCCCGATCTCCCAGGACCTTGCCCTCACGCCCGGTACGGCCGGCCAGACGATCACGGCGACGGCCGTGATCGGTGCCATTGCCGGTCCGGGCGTGGTGATCGGAACCAGAAACCTGGACCGCCGCTGGGTCCTGCTCACGCTCACCACCCTGCTCGTCGTCTCCAGCACGCTTGCGGCGCTCGCGAGCAGCCTGCCGATGCTGCTCGTCGCCCGCCTCCTGCTCGGGATCGGGGTCGGCGGCTTCTGGGCCATGTCCGCCGCACTCGCCATGCGGCTCGTACCGGAGCATCTGATGCCCCGCGCCATGGCGATCGTTTTCACGGGCGTCTCCGTCGCGACCGTCTGTGCGGCACCCCTTGGCGCCTGGATTGGTGCGACCCTTGGCTGGCGCGCGGCCTTTGAGCTTTCGGCGGGCGTCGGCGTCGTCGCCCTCCTCGTCCAGGCCTTCACGGTCCCGTCGCTGCCGCCGCGGGGCAGTGCGAGCCTTGCGACGATGGTTTCGCTGCTCGGCCGCCCGCGGGTCCGGGTCGGGCTGATCGTGACGCTGATCATCGTCGCCGGGCATTTCGCCGGCTTCACCTATGTTCGTCCTTACCTGGAGCAGATCCCCCGCTTCAGCGTCGAGATGATCTCACTGGTTCTCCTTGCCTATGGCGTTGCCGGCTTCTTCGGAAACCTCCTCGGCGGCGCGATCGCCAGCCGCAGCACAACCGGCTCCGTCGCCTTGGGTGCCGGGTTGGTGGCACTCTCGGCATTGCTGATGCTCTGGGCGGGCGGGCTGCCGCTGGTATCATGGGCGGCAATCGTGCTCTGGGGCCTTGCCTTCGGCATCCTGCCCGTCAACATTCAGACCCATGTCACCCGGGCGGCGTCCGATGAGGCCGAAAGCGTCGGCGCGATGCTGCTCACCACCTTCCAGGTCGCCATCTCGTCCGGAGCCGTCCTGGGTGGCCTGCTGGTCGACAGCCAGGGCCCCCTCGGCGTCGTGACCTTTGTCGGCATCGCCTGCGCCCTCGGCTCCGTCGTGATGCTGGCGCGTGGCGGACGACAGGCCGCGCTCCAGCAGAACTGA
- a CDS encoding adenosylcobinamide-GDP ribazoletransferase: MPKVTEFLDDLARSVGFLGRLPVPSRFFVGHDGSFSRAVRAFPSAGLVIATPPALLLTLLLHLGADPLLSSLVALAVLTLLTGALHEDGLADAADGFGGGRDREHILSIMKDSRNGSYGVIALILSFALRAAALSALAGPAPTLPAFALVASAALSRALMVAHWHALPAARSNGVAAGAGRPASAARNVALGSAAVAGLVLLWPVAGFLPFIFAGGLSALAAIGVTRLAARRIGGHTGDTIGATQQACEIVFLVSLALAA, from the coding sequence CTGCCAAAGGTGACGGAATTCCTTGATGATCTCGCGCGTTCGGTCGGCTTCCTTGGACGATTGCCGGTTCCCTCGCGTTTTTTCGTAGGGCATGACGGGTCGTTCAGCCGCGCGGTTCGTGCCTTTCCGTCTGCAGGCCTGGTGATCGCTACCCCGCCCGCGCTGCTGCTCACCTTGCTGCTGCACCTCGGTGCGGACCCGCTCCTGTCGTCGCTGGTTGCGCTTGCCGTCCTCACCCTCCTCACCGGCGCGCTGCACGAGGACGGTCTTGCCGATGCGGCGGACGGTTTTGGCGGTGGCCGTGATCGCGAGCATATCCTCTCGATCATGAAGGATAGCCGCAACGGAAGCTATGGCGTCATCGCTCTGATCCTGTCCTTCGCGCTGCGTGCGGCAGCGCTCTCCGCTCTCGCCGGTCCCGCACCCACCCTCCCCGCATTTGCGCTGGTCGCCTCGGCGGCGCTCAGCCGGGCGCTAATGGTCGCGCACTGGCACGCCTTGCCGGCCGCCCGCAGCAATGGGGTCGCGGCAGGCGCAGGCAGGCCGGCTTCGGCTGCTCGCAACGTTGCGCTCGGAAGTGCCGCCGTCGCCGGCCTCGTGCTCCTGTGGCCGGTCGCTGGCTTCCTGCCATTCATCTTCGCGGGAGGCCTGTCGGCGCTCGCGGCTATCGGCGTTACACGATTGGCCGCACGCAGGATCGGCGGTCACACGGGCGATACGATCGGCGCCACCCAGCAGGCTTGCGAGATCGTGTTCCTGGTCTCCCTTGCGCTCGCCGCGTGA